A single region of the Gossypium arboreum isolate Shixiya-1 chromosome 12, ASM2569848v2, whole genome shotgun sequence genome encodes:
- the LOC108477494 gene encoding uncharacterized protein LOC108477494 yields MDNLSQSSKASKRHSYTPMKQRRSGYEPSDTETEWQDHHNRKNRTSMLVEADNMVFNLPRNISPLRLNRKVEYENGSPPGTSPLPRRHNSRSPYKTRRDDGRNVSPLSKSKRENRRHVSPYKPGREDHNLITEMGNGNTSGLFRKQSRRIPKREGRATIGQFLEAGKGSDYSRRSVTAPRQRGDRRTPSPISRSMVHKQRTVGEINEMVANEMISRSPMYNACMFESTESISPGDIFFSRDAGASPMQNNVLTNNGSFGNHVLPKPPMFEQNDFSSHQRMRANGNVDPKARGFSSSAGLKLSTQNSKISDSSGRRSSVNSGKFTANRLKGQSETWFACVMRRGPCRTSKKSSEKQDFDEASFIGKAIVVEKLRQFWADKYQPASLDGFTCHKQEAQLLKQLVSYESCLHILFKGPSGSGKRALTMAFLREIYGDPSWNVSHELRKFQVQEKRPMQVIVPLVSSAHHVELNVNLGNAKYALMGLVKEISSYYAITPETSTASFKTNHKVIVLHDVDKAPDNIHHLVKWIMDYHSDSCKFILCCEDDIDILDSVTNRCKVIKVDTPVTHEIMEVLIQIARKEEFDLSMNFAAKIAAKSKQNLRKAIMALEACKAHNYPFTDDQPIPLEWEEVLTELASEILADPAHRRLCIVRGKLQKLLVDFVHPKLILQKLVEQFLNHVEAGLKRELYYWHAYYDKRLPTGTSALLKLEEFVAKFMGIYRKSWYNRQCV; encoded by the exons atggataACTTGTCGCAAAGCAGCAAAGCTTCTAAGCGTCATTCCTATACTCCAATGAAGCAAAGGCGAAGTGGTTATGAGCCATCAGATACAGAGACTGAATGGCAAGATCATCATAACCGAAAGAACAGAACATCCATGCTTGTTGAAGCAGATAACATGGTGTTCAATTTGCCTAGAAACATTAGTCCTTTGAGACTCAACCGAAAGGTTGAATACGAAAACGGTTCTCCACCTGGAACAAGTCCCCTTCCAAGGAGACACAACAGCAGGTCTCCTTACAAGACAAGGAGAGATGATGGTCGAAATGTTAGCCCCTTGTCGAAGTCAAAACGTGAGAATCGGAGGCATGTTTCTCCTTATAAACCTGGAAGAGAGGACCATAATTTGATTACTGAAATGGGAAATGGTAACACTTCTGGCTTATTTAGGAAGCAAAGTCGTAGAATTCCAAAAAGAGAGGGAAGAGCAACAATAGGACAGTTTCTTGAGGCTGGTAAAGGGAGTGACTATAGCCGTCGATCAGTGACTGCACCACGACAGAGAGGGGATCGGAGGACACCGTCACCAATCTCAAGGAGCATGGTACACAAGCAAAGAACAGTAGGTGAAATCAATGAAATGGTGGCCAATGAAATGATTTCTAGAAGTCCTATGTATAATGCTTGTATGTTCGAAAGCACGGAGTCCATTTCACCTGGTGATATCTTCTTTTCTCGTGATGCTGGGGCCTCGCCAATGCAAAACAATGTGTTGACAAATAACGGAAGCTTTGGGAACCATGTTCTCCCAAAGCCACCAATGTTCGAACAAAATGATTTTTCTTCCCATCAACGAATGAGAGCTAATGGAAATGTTGATCCAAAAGCTCGAGGGTTCTCATCGAGTGCAGGCTTAAAGCTTAGCACTCAAAACAGTAAGATAAGTGATAGTAGTGGGAGGAGGAGTAGTGTAAACTCTGGGAAGTTCACAGCAAATAGACTAAAGGGACAAAGTGAGACATGGTTTGCTTGCGTGATGAGGAGAGGACCCTGCAGGACCTCAAAGAAATCATCAGAAAAGCAAGATTTCGACGAGGCCTCTTTCATTGGGAAGGCAATTGTAGTTGAAAAACTAAGGCAGTTTTGGGCTGATAAATATCAACCAGCTTCTTTGGATGGATTCACCTGTCACAAGCAAGAAGCTCAGCTTCTGAAGCAACTT GTATCCTATGAAAGTTGTCTTCATATATTGTTCAAAGGGCCATCTGGTTCTGGGAAAAGGGCACTAACAATGGCTTTCCTGCGAGAAATATATGgcgaccctagttggaat GTATCTCATGAACTAAGAAAATTCCAAGTTCAG GAGAAAAGGCCAATGCAAGTTATTGTTCCACTTGTTTCGAGTGCTCATCATGTGGAGCTTAATGTCAACTTGGGAAatgctaaatatgcattaatgGGATTGGTCAAAGAAATAAGCTCCTATTATGCAATTACCCCTGAAACCAGCACTGCTAGTTTTAAGACAAACCACAAAG TTATAGTTCTTCATGATGTTGACAAGGCACCAGATAATATTCACCACTTGGTAAAATGGATAATGGACTATCATTCGGATTCCTGTAAGTTCATACTCTGCTGTGAAGATGACATAGATATCCTAGACTCAGTAACGAATCGCTGCAAAGTTATAAAAGTAGATACGCCAGTAACACATGAA ATCATGGAGGTACTTATTCAGATAGCAAGGAAAGAGGAATTTGATCTATCCATGAATTTTGCTGCTAAGATTGCAGCCAAATCAAAGCAAAACCTGAGGAAAGCAATCATGGCTCTTGAAGCCTGCAAAGCACACAA CTATCCTTTTACTGACGATCAACCAATCCCACTTGAATGGGAAGAGGTTTTGACAGAACTCGCATCAGAAATCCTAGCTGATCCAGCACATAGAAG ATTATGCATTGTGCGAGGAAAGCTTCAAAAGCTTCTTGTGGATTTTGTTCATCCTAAACTGATCCTCCAG AAGCTGGTAGAACAATTTCTTAATCACGTTGAAGCTGGTTTAAAAAGGGAACTCTATTATTGGCACGCTTACTAT GACAAGAGGCTACCAACAGGAACAAGTGCTCTGTTGAAATTAGAAG AGTTTGTGGCCAAGTTTATGGGGATATATAGGAAGAGTTGGTACAATCGTCAGTGTGTGTAA
- the LOC108476690 gene encoding eugenol synthase 1-like isoform X2: MAEKSKILIIGGTGYIGKFMVEASTNLGHPTFVLVRERKISDPEKSKLIESFKGSGVTILYGDIYDHESLLRAIKQVDIVISTLGTQQLADQVRITEAIKEAGNVKRFLPSEFGMDADRIHAVEPAASIFRIKAKIRREIEAEGIPYTYISSNAFAGHFLPNLMQENATVPPRDKVVILGDGNPKGIFVQEDDIATYTIKAAEDPRTLNKILYIRPPSNVLSSNEVVSLWERKIGKTLEKSYVPEEQLLNIIQESPVPWNFFLSFAHPMFVKGEAPNFSIEAWFGVEASELYPELKYTSVDEYLHQFV, encoded by the exons ATGGCTGAGAAAAGCAAAATTTTGATAATCGGAGGCACTGGCTATATTGGGAAATTCATGGTGGAGGCAAGCACCAACCTGGGGCACCCCACTTTTGTATTGGTCAGAGAGAGGAAGATTTCTGATCCTGAAAAATCAAAGCTGATTGAGAGTTTCAAGGGCTCTGGAGTAACCATTCTTTAT GGTGATATCTATGATCATGAGAGCTTGTTAAGGGCAATCAAGCAAGTTGACATTGTGATCTCCACATTAGGCACACAACAGCTAGCGGATCAAGTAAGGATAACTGAAGCCATCAAAGAAGCTGGAAATGTCAAG AGATTTCTTCCATCAGAGTTTGGCATGGATGCAGACCGTATCCACGCAGTGGAGCCAGCTGCGAGCATATTCAGGATCAAGGCTAAAATTCGAAGAGAAATTGAGGCTGAAGGGATACCTTATACGTATATCTCATCCAATGCCTTTGCAGGGCATTTCTTGCCAAATTTAATGCAGGAAAATGCCACTGTTCCTCCTAGGGATAAGGTAGTCATACTTGGAGATGGAAATCCAAAAG GTATTTTTGTCCAGGAAGATGACATAGCAACTTACACCATTAAAGCAGCTGAAGATCCAAGAACCTTGAACAAGATTCTTTATATAAGACCCCCTTCCAATGTTTTGTCTTCCAATGAAGTAGTCTCCCTATGGGAGAGGAAAATTGGCAAGACCCTTGAAAAGAGCTATGTTCCTGAGGAACAACTTCTTAACATCATTCAAG AGTCACCTGTTCCCTGGAATTTCTTTTTGTCGTTCGCCCATCCTATGTTTGTGAAGGGAGAGGCTCCGAATTTCAGTATAGAAGCTTGGTTCGGTGTGGAGGCATCTGAGCTTTATCCTGAACTGAAATATACTAGTGTTGATGAGTACCTGCATCAGTTTGTGTAA
- the LOC108476690 gene encoding eugenol synthase 1-like isoform X1 gives MAEKSKILIIGGTGYIGKFMVEASTNLGHPTFVLVRERKISDPEKSKLIESFKGSGVTILYGDIYDHESLLRAIKQVDIVISTLGTQQLADQVRITEAIKEAGNVKRFLPSEFGMDADRIHAVEPAASIFRIKAKIRREIEAEGIPYTYISSNAFAGHFLPNLMQENATVPPRDKVVILGDGNPKGIFVQEDDIATYTIKAAEDPRTLNKILYIRPPSNVLSSNEVVSLWERKIGKTLEKSYVPEEQLLNIIQGLQ, from the exons ATGGCTGAGAAAAGCAAAATTTTGATAATCGGAGGCACTGGCTATATTGGGAAATTCATGGTGGAGGCAAGCACCAACCTGGGGCACCCCACTTTTGTATTGGTCAGAGAGAGGAAGATTTCTGATCCTGAAAAATCAAAGCTGATTGAGAGTTTCAAGGGCTCTGGAGTAACCATTCTTTAT GGTGATATCTATGATCATGAGAGCTTGTTAAGGGCAATCAAGCAAGTTGACATTGTGATCTCCACATTAGGCACACAACAGCTAGCGGATCAAGTAAGGATAACTGAAGCCATCAAAGAAGCTGGAAATGTCAAG AGATTTCTTCCATCAGAGTTTGGCATGGATGCAGACCGTATCCACGCAGTGGAGCCAGCTGCGAGCATATTCAGGATCAAGGCTAAAATTCGAAGAGAAATTGAGGCTGAAGGGATACCTTATACGTATATCTCATCCAATGCCTTTGCAGGGCATTTCTTGCCAAATTTAATGCAGGAAAATGCCACTGTTCCTCCTAGGGATAAGGTAGTCATACTTGGAGATGGAAATCCAAAAG GTATTTTTGTCCAGGAAGATGACATAGCAACTTACACCATTAAAGCAGCTGAAGATCCAAGAACCTTGAACAAGATTCTTTATATAAGACCCCCTTCCAATGTTTTGTCTTCCAATGAAGTAGTCTCCCTATGGGAGAGGAAAATTGGCAAGACCCTTGAAAAGAGCTATGTTCCTGAGGAACAACTTCTTAACATCATTCAAG GACTTCAATAA